One Curtobacterium herbarum genomic window carries:
- a CDS encoding QsdR family transcriptional regulator codes for MSRQALGALGSALVPSALATRLEAHPDSQRAFRAARHSFIDGSRIDMGALASSLGVDRTSLFRWVGNRDQLLSEILWSLAVPTLDAAGRAAAPSGAERIVDVLDRFTADLIRAPYFRAFLTREPARALRLLTTTDSDVQRRFVAVVASLIETERAAGVFDPAPLSPEELGRLLVRVSESFTYADLISGETPDPERARTTFEYILRPVQHGSDG; via the coding sequence GTGAGCAGGCAGGCACTCGGCGCGCTCGGCTCGGCCCTCGTCCCGAGCGCGCTCGCCACCCGCCTGGAGGCCCACCCCGACTCCCAGCGCGCCTTCCGTGCCGCGCGGCACAGCTTCATCGACGGCTCCCGCATCGACATGGGAGCGCTCGCGTCCTCGCTCGGGGTCGACCGGACCTCGCTGTTCCGCTGGGTCGGGAACCGCGACCAGCTGCTGTCCGAGATCCTCTGGTCGCTGGCCGTCCCGACGCTCGACGCCGCCGGACGAGCCGCGGCACCCTCGGGAGCCGAGCGGATCGTCGACGTCCTCGACCGGTTCACGGCGGACCTGATCCGAGCGCCGTACTTCCGGGCGTTCCTGACCCGCGAGCCGGCCCGGGCCCTCCGGCTGCTCACGACGACCGACAGCGACGTGCAGCGGCGCTTCGTGGCCGTCGTGGCGTCGCTCATCGAGACGGAGCGGGCCGCCGGTGTGTTCGACCCGGCGCCGCTCTCCCCCGAGGAACTCGGCCGTCTGCTCGTGCGCGTGTCAGAGTCGTTCACGTACGCGGACCTGATCTCCGGCGAGACCCCGGACCCCGAGCGGGCACGGACGACGTTCGAGTACATC